Genomic window (Marasmius oreades isolate 03SP1 chromosome 3, whole genome shotgun sequence):
AAAACGGACCCGGAAATTCCTCCAAAACGAGGGTCTGGTACTTTCAGCAGACCCGAACGGAAATTCATTCCAGGATAAAGGGAAAGCACCTTATCCTTCTTCGCGCATTATACCCAATCTTGACGTTGGAAAATGGTCGACCAAGGTGGAAGTCAAGTATTTCAATAAACGTAAAGGAAAGGGTCTTGTGGCGAAGGAAAAAATTGTTGAAGGGGAAACCGTTTGGAAAGAGGATCCGTTCATTATAGCACCTGAATGGTATAGTCATTCCTTTGCTCTCAAATACGACTTTGATATATTTTGCTTCCCCCCCTTTACCGGGCAGGGACATATATGACCTTCAGGTGCAGTCAAACGCATGTAGCCATTGTACTACGCCTTTCTCTTCCACAGTCAGTGCTTCTCTAGTGACTTCTTGCCCTTCGACATCATCTTTCGCCTCGAGCTCAAACAATTGTCCCGCACGGTTCTGTAATCGTCTATGTCAGGCGCGTTCTGCAAAACACCATCCCCTTCTCTGTCCTTCTCAAAACCCCGCGTCGATCCCCTTAATGAAATGGACGCGTGAAATACAATGGTTGGCCTTACACGCGTTGGCCCAGCTGACTAGTCGACTCATGTTGGCTAATCAGATCGACACCAAGCTGGCTGAAGAAGATTGGCGGACATATAGTAGTTTAGCACAGATGAGTTTGGCAGATCGAGTCAAGTATTCTTTGAACGACACGTGTGTACCATTTTCGTTTGCTGTGTATATATTGATGGGTCCATCTTATCGTTTTGCTTCCAGTGATACCCATTCCGATGCCGTGAACCAGCCTGGATGGAAAAAGGCCTTCGAGTTGTATATCCAAGCCTTCCGACATCCTGTATCTGCTACTGATCAAAAGAAACTCATAAAATTGTACAAAAAACCACTCAAGCCGGAGATCGAACGGGAGTTGTTCGAATACGACGGTTTTCTTCGAGGTTTAGGGCGTATGAGTCTTAGTATGTCCCCCCCCCCTATTCCCGCTTTTCAAACCAATAAACTATTCATTCATGTTCAATTTCAGACTTAGAAGCTCATGGTGGTTTGTACACTTTTCACTCTCACTTGAATCATTGTTGCTCTCCCAACATTTCCGTTCGCCACCTCGATCGCATGTCTCTGTACCGCATCACCATCATCGCTTTGCGCGACATACAAGTTGGAGAAGAACTCAATGTTACCTATGTCAATCCTCAAGGTGGTGTACGTGCCAGGCAGAATGAGCTTGAACAATGGGGATTTGGCAAGTGTGTGTGTGAAAGGTGTGTGAGAGAAGCGAAGGAGTTGAGAGACAAGGGAGAAGATTTTGACAATGTCAACGGCGATACTTTCGAAATGAAGGACCTCGAGAAGGAGTTGAAAGCAGGTTTAGGAGTCTTGTGATGAATTTGGAACCTTCGCTGTATCTCGACCGTCGTGGTGGTATTTCGCCACTTTTTTTGGCCGTTCCTTGTAATTCATAGTCGTGTTTACTTACTAAGAATGATAGTGTACACAAGCTCGTATATTGCAGTGGGTTTTAACGAGATACAAAATGAGTGCAGATGACTGAATATACATATAAACGAAACGAGGGGAAAACAAATTGAAGCGTTCTACGCACTATTGTTAACCTAAGAAATGTATAAGAACAAGGACGACGTGATGAGGCGTTCTACGCGCTGACTGGAGCATCTACGTCCGAGGAACGAAAGCAAGcatgaaaaagaaaagatctATATCAAAGGGGGAGGCATGTGCCAGTGGTGCGGCAGGGGCCTGCCTGCAAGGGACTTGCTTTGGCCTTGTCAATCAATGGGCCAAAAAAGTTCTTCTCAAACGCGTGAACCTGGGCTTGTGGAAAGGACCCTTCGATACAGCGATGTGACTTGAGGTATGGCGGGCACGAGTCGCAGTCTCGTTTGATCTTTGTGCATCAAGATTGGGAGTTGAAGAAATGTCTTGAGATGAACTATGTTCATTCGAATCCTGCGACGATCTGTTCTGCTCGTCGCCCTCCATGTCTGACGCCTCCTTGGACGTTTCACCGTCATCATCACAAGAGTCTGACTCCAAACCCTGCTCGTCGTGGTCAACTTCGGCATCGGAATCCTCGCTTTGACCTTCAGACGAATCGTCACAGTCATCGTTATCCTCTGAAACTGATGTGGGGACTGTTCCATCCGAGGAGTTACTCTGCTGATAGCCCTTGCCTTCTTCGGCAGAAGAGTCCAGAATCGAGGCTGAGCCGTCAGAATTCCCAGTGATGAATGGTGCGATCCTTGGTCCAGGGATGACATAGTCGGATGGTTGAAGGCCATCATAAATCTAGTCAAGAATGAAACAGCGAAATCGAGCACACGGACAATAGAAACAGACCTTTGGCACCCAGATCCCGGGATCTTCGTCACTGTACGCACCAGGGAACTTGACAACGTCTTTATCAGCAGGTTTTCCGCTCTTGTTTCCACCCACGCGAATCTGAACACAGTCGACATAAAACTCGGCACCGTGCTTTTCGTTGGCGTTATGAAGGGCGATGATCTCGCTACGGACCAAGTAGTTTCCGGACGCTAGGTTGTTCGGAATGACCGCATGAATGGTATCACCGTGTTTGAGGTCGGCTTGTTTCCATGTGCGATCTGGAAGCATCCCAGTTTCCTGAATCTTAAACCACTTTGCATCCATAGGGTCGAACTCATTGCAAGGTCTATTGCCGCAGGGCGCCATGTAGGTCAGCATTGGGCCCATATCGTGTGGCCACTACAAGGCAAGTTAGATAGACTGTTCGAGGTCTACGAATTGACCCTACATGTTTATTGCCGTCGCCATCTCTCCAATCAAAGGTCATTTTATCGCCTGGCATGGCGTCCGCGACAAGTGGCGCTGGCTTGGCGCCGTGGCCACAGTTGATGCTAGGATTGTCGGCACCTTTGTTTGGTCCCACGTCGGTAAGTTGCCTGATAATGCTATCTCTCGGAGGATTTCCAACCGAGTTACCCTCGTATTGACGACTGCCGATATGCACTTGGGCTAGAAAACCATGTGCAGAGGCCCGAGCAACTAAAAAGGCGGTTAAGATGAAAGATGAAAGATGCATGGGGTGCGAGGACAGCGATGGTGGGTGTGAGTGCGATAGCCAAATAATAAAACGATGGTGGAGAAAGTCGGGAAGAGTACCACAGGAGAAGAAAGTGAATGAATAGAAGACGAACTGACTGGAGACCTGGTCGTTTCTTGGAGGTTATATACACCGCTGCCACGTGAGTTGGAGCGCAGCGATCCAGTTTCCTCCTGGTATGAAGCGAGCAGCATAAAATCATTCAGCTCAAATAGGCGTTAGAGGGCTCCACGAGATTCGTTCACTCTAGGCTTTTCCCTTTGCAAGGAATCAGAAAGGTTTCGAAGGTTTGCACGAAGGTTACCGAGGAGCCGCGAAGTGGATCACAGAATACtacaaagaaagaaaaaatgaGTGTACACGTCAAACTGTAGTCGAGAAGTAGA
Coding sequences:
- a CDS encoding uncharacterized protein (CAZy:AA9), which codes for MPGDKMTFDWRDGDGNKHWPHDMGPMLTYMAPCGNRPCNEFDPMDAKWFKIQETGMLPDRTWKQADLKHGDTIHAVIPNNLASGNYLVRSEIIALHNANEKHGAEFYVDCVQIRVGGNKSGKPADKDVVKFPGAYSDEDPGIWVPKIYDGLQPSDYVIPGPRIAPFITGNSDGSASILDSSAEEGKGYQQSNSSDGTVPTSVSEDNDDCDDSSEGQSEDSDAEVDHDEQGLESDSCDDDGETSKEASDMEGDEQNRSSQDSNEHSSSQDISSTPNLDAQRSNETATRARHTSSHIAVSKGPFHKPRFTRLRRTFLAH
- a CDS encoding uncharacterized protein (CAZy:AA9) — translated: MHLSSFILTAFLVARASAHGFLAQVHIGSRQYEGNSVGNPPRDSIIRQLTDVGPNKGADNPSINCGHGAKPAPLVADAMPGDKMTFDWRDGDGNKHWPHDMGPMLTYMAPCGNRPCNEFDPMDAKWFKIQETGMLPDRTWKQADLKHGDTIHAVIPNNLASGNYLVRSEIIALHNANEKHGAEFYVDCVQIRVGGNKSGKPADKDVVKFPGAYSDEDPGIWVPKIYDGLQPSDYVIPGPRIAPFITGNSDGSASILDSSAEEGKGYQQSNSSDGTVPTSVSEDNDDCDDSSEGQSEDSDAEVDHDEQGLESDSCDDDGETSKEASDMEGDEQNRSSQDSNEHSSSQDISSTPNLDAQRSNETATRARHTSSHIAVSKGPFHKPRFTRLRRTFLAH